A window from Populus trichocarpa isolate Nisqually-1 chromosome 3, P.trichocarpa_v4.1, whole genome shotgun sequence encodes these proteins:
- the LOC7456104 gene encoding uncharacterized protein LOC7456104 isoform X2 — translation MIMARTIGIGRRMEERVMMVGRPWGKNILNDHTRYFFYKIQMDQWNGYKRPPSEQEYSNEVEESAGIGPTKEELADLSQACNRLWELDRNRLAPGKDYRIDCGEGKKVYEKEDMAQESLFSWLSDDVLRRPTFSRFCSLLDNYNPNQGSKEVITSEERQEQAAFIEEISRTAPIKYLHMYLASKGIVSENYQDFKRILTSLWFDLYGRGGTSSCSSAFEHVFVGEIKQRGEQEVSGFHNWLQFYLEEAKGAVDYQGYISPRRGGQIPDSESQVLTIQFEWNGVLKSVSSTLLGVSPEFEIALYTLCFYVGGEDNYVELGPYPVNIKCYRFGDRIGSVFPVA, via the exons ATGATTATGGCCCGAACCATTGGAATAGGAAG GAGGATGGAGGAGAGAGTAATGATGGTTGGGAGACCGTGGGGAAAAAACATCCTCAACGACCACACAAGGTATTTCTTTTATAAG ATCCAGATGGATCAATGGAATGGATACAAAAGACCTCCGAGTGAACAAGAATACTCTAATGAGGTTGAAGAGAGTGCAGGAATAGGACCTACAAAAGAGGAGCTCGCTGACTTGTCACAAGCTTGCAACAGGCTTTGGGAACTTGACAGAAACCGTTTGGCTCCTGGCAAGGATTATCGGATTGATTGTGGGGAGGGGAAGAAGGTCTATGAGAAAGAAGATATGGCACAAGAAAGCTTATTTAGCTGGCTGAGTGATGATGTACTTAGGAGGCCAACTTTTTCTCGTTTCTGTTCACTTCTGGACAATTATAATCCAAATCAAGGGAGCAAAGAAGTTATTACATCTGAAGAGAGGCAAGAGCAAGCTGCTTTTATAGAAGAAATCAGTAGAACTGCACCGATTAAGTATCTTCACATGTATCTTGCATCGAAAGGCATTGTATCTGAAAATTACcaagattttaaaagaatattgacTAGTCTCTGGTTTGATTTATATGGTCGAGGTGGTACATCCAGCTGCTCTTCTGCTTTTGAGCATGTTTTTGTGGGAGAAATTAAGCAGCGTGGGGAACAAGAAGTTTCTGGCTTTCATAACTGGCTTCAG TTCTACCTGGAAGAAGCGAAGGGGGCTGTTGATTATCAAGGTTATATTTCTCCTCGGAGAGGTGGACAGATT CCTGACTCAGAGAGCCAGGTGCTTACAATCCAGTTTGAATGGAATGGAGTTCTGAAATCTGTGTCAAGCACCTTACTTGGAGTGAGTCCAGAGTTTGAAATCGCGTTGTATACTCTCTGTTTCTACGTGGGTGGAGAAGATAATTACGTGGAGCTGGGACCTTATCCTGTTAACATCAAATGCTACCGCTTCGGAGATAGAATTGGGTCTGTGTTTCCCGTAGCGTAG
- the LOC7456104 gene encoding uncharacterized protein LOC7456104 isoform X1 translates to MDGLIKGLMDVALDHLGQKDDESRDERSRSSWAEVVSGEEQDDRQSQAYNRNNQWESQESEGRRKEGWETEGSRRPQKAMNEGYGRNEGLEEQHDYGPNHWNRKEDGGESNDGWETVGKKHPQRPHKIQMDQWNGYKRPPSEQEYSNEVEESAGIGPTKEELADLSQACNRLWELDRNRLAPGKDYRIDCGEGKKVYEKEDMAQESLFSWLSDDVLRRPTFSRFCSLLDNYNPNQGSKEVITSEERQEQAAFIEEISRTAPIKYLHMYLASKGIVSENYQDFKRILTSLWFDLYGRGGTSSCSSAFEHVFVGEIKQRGEQEVSGFHNWLQFYLEEAKGAVDYQGYISPRRGGQIPDSESQVLTIQFEWNGVLKSVSSTLLGVSPEFEIALYTLCFYVGGEDNYVELGPYPVNIKCYRFGDRIGSVFPVA, encoded by the exons ATGGACGGTCTGATCAAGGGCCTCATGGACGTGGCGCTCGACCACCTCGGTCAAAAAGACGATGAATCCCGGGATGAACGCTCCAGATCATCCTGGGCTGAG GTGGTATCCGGCGAGGAGCAGGACGATCGGCAAAGTCAAGCGTATAATCGGAACAATCAGTGGGAATCACAGgag AgcgaaggaagaagaaaagaggggtGGGAGACCGAGGGTTCGAGACGACCCCAAAag gCCATGAATGAAGGGTATGGAAGAAATGAAGGTTTAGAAGAGCAACATGATTATGGCCCGAACCATTGGAATAGGAAG GAGGATGGAGGAGAGAGTAATGATGGTTGGGAGACCGTGGGGAAAAAACATCCTCAACGACCACACAAG ATCCAGATGGATCAATGGAATGGATACAAAAGACCTCCGAGTGAACAAGAATACTCTAATGAGGTTGAAGAGAGTGCAGGAATAGGACCTACAAAAGAGGAGCTCGCTGACTTGTCACAAGCTTGCAACAGGCTTTGGGAACTTGACAGAAACCGTTTGGCTCCTGGCAAGGATTATCGGATTGATTGTGGGGAGGGGAAGAAGGTCTATGAGAAAGAAGATATGGCACAAGAAAGCTTATTTAGCTGGCTGAGTGATGATGTACTTAGGAGGCCAACTTTTTCTCGTTTCTGTTCACTTCTGGACAATTATAATCCAAATCAAGGGAGCAAAGAAGTTATTACATCTGAAGAGAGGCAAGAGCAAGCTGCTTTTATAGAAGAAATCAGTAGAACTGCACCGATTAAGTATCTTCACATGTATCTTGCATCGAAAGGCATTGTATCTGAAAATTACcaagattttaaaagaatattgacTAGTCTCTGGTTTGATTTATATGGTCGAGGTGGTACATCCAGCTGCTCTTCTGCTTTTGAGCATGTTTTTGTGGGAGAAATTAAGCAGCGTGGGGAACAAGAAGTTTCTGGCTTTCATAACTGGCTTCAG TTCTACCTGGAAGAAGCGAAGGGGGCTGTTGATTATCAAGGTTATATTTCTCCTCGGAGAGGTGGACAGATT CCTGACTCAGAGAGCCAGGTGCTTACAATCCAGTTTGAATGGAATGGAGTTCTGAAATCTGTGTCAAGCACCTTACTTGGAGTGAGTCCAGAGTTTGAAATCGCGTTGTATACTCTCTGTTTCTACGTGGGTGGAGAAGATAATTACGTGGAGCTGGGACCTTATCCTGTTAACATCAAATGCTACCGCTTCGGAGATAGAATTGGGTCTGTGTTTCCCGTAGCGTAG
- the LOC18096912 gene encoding FCS-Like Zinc finger 2, translated as MVFQSSKRPCFIEEDDGLASLADMGAGFSGNHHPFFSRSLCYARRCSFRNLSSLVPSPRSARFCDSRFDDHQPHFLEACFLCKKPLGDNRDIFMYRGDMPFCSEECRQEQIDIDEAKEKNWNLSSSMKALRKNDQKKSTSPTKAQDYSSRAGTVAAG; from the exons ATGGTTTTTCAATCTTCAAAAAGGCCTTGTTTCATAGAGGAAGATGATGGCTTAGCCTCTCTTGCAGATATGGGTGCTGGGTTTTCAGGGAACCATCACCCATTCTTCTCCAGGTCTCTTTGTTATGCGAGAAGATGTAGTTTCAGGAACCTGTCATCTCTGGTGCCTTCTCCAAGGTCGGCAAGGTTTTGTGACTCTAGATTTGACGATCACCAACCCCACTTCTTGGAAGCTTGTTTCCTTTGTAAGAAGCCACTTGGTGACAACAGAGACATCTTCATGTACAG AGGAGACATGCCGTTCTGTAGTGAAGAGTGTAGACAAGAGCAAATAGATATAGATGAAGCCAAAGAGAAGAACTGGAATCTCTCTTCATCTATGAAAGCATTAAGGAAAAATGACCAGAAGAAATCCACGTCCCCTACTAAAGCTCAGGACTACTCTTCTCGTGCGGGCACTGTTGCTGCGGGTTAA